Within the Stenotrophomonas sp. 610A2 genome, the region CGCGCACCGCTGCCACTGCGTAACGACGAACGCCTGATCTTCGCCCTGGACGTGCCCGGCAAGGCCGAGGCCATCGAGTGGGTGGACAGGCTTGATGATGCGGTGTCGTTCTACAAGATCGGCATGGAACTGCTGGCCTCGGGCGAGTACTTCGACGTACTCGACGAACTGGCCAAGCGCGACAAGCGCGTGTTCGTCGACCTCAAGTTCTTCGATATCCCGGCCACCATTGCCGGCGTCATCCGCCGCCTGTCGCAGTGGCCGGTGAGCTACTGCACCATTCACGGCTGGCATCCCGGCATGATGGAAGCCGCGGCAGCCGCCAACAGCTCGGAGATGCGCCTGCTGGCGGTGACCGTGCTGACCTCGATGGGCCGGCCGGACCTG harbors:
- the pyrF gene encoding orotidine-5'-phosphate decarboxylase gives rise to the protein MSRAPLPLRNDERLIFALDVPGKAEAIEWVDRLDDAVSFYKIGMELLASGEYFDVLDELAKRDKRVFVDLKFFDIPATIAGVIRRLSQWPVSYCTIHGWHPGMMEAAAAANSSEMRLLAVTVLTSMGRPDLAQMGIDREPVDVVVERALAAQRAGIDGVIASGQEAAPIRAATGQRFSIVCPGIRPGGPVGDDQQRTVGVAQAFADGADAIVVGRPIRLAADPRATALAIQQEISESIK